A window of Rubricoccus marinus contains these coding sequences:
- a CDS encoding MBL fold metallo-hydrolase: protein MKLTFWGAAHTVTGSQHLVEVAGGKILLDCGLFQGRRAEARTINREFSADPSTIDAVVLSHAHIDHAGLIPRLWREGFRGRVYTTHATRDLCALMLRDSGYIQEKDADFFNSKIRKKGQEPVEPLYTEEDAASAMAHFVSLDYDTPFEPLAGVECVFRDAGHILGSATVTLTVTEDGRQKRLGFTGDLGNPGRPILRDPAPMPPVDWLISESTYGGKEHEPVDQAKARLGEVVKRTAARGGRVVIPAFAVGRTQELVYNLDQLENEGTLPPIPVFVDSPLAVNATEIFRQHPECYDADLLEYLRSDPNPFGWERLEYVRKAARSKELNDMTTPYVVISASGMAEHGRILHHLRHTIGDPRSTVLIVGYQAEHTLGRRLVERRDEVKIFGQVHRRKMEVEVMNTFSAHADEPGLIDWIGKLDRQRLQRTFFVHGDPERQAKLTSAMEAAGVGGKVSAPARGETVEL, encoded by the coding sequence ATGAAGCTCACCTTCTGGGGCGCCGCCCACACCGTCACCGGCTCGCAGCACCTCGTCGAGGTCGCCGGCGGCAAGATCCTGCTGGACTGCGGCCTCTTCCAGGGCCGCCGCGCTGAGGCCCGGACCATCAACCGCGAGTTCTCCGCCGACCCGTCCACGATCGACGCCGTGGTCCTCTCGCACGCGCACATCGACCACGCCGGGCTGATCCCGCGCCTCTGGCGCGAAGGCTTCCGCGGGCGCGTCTACACCACCCACGCCACGCGCGACCTGTGCGCGCTGATGCTGCGCGACAGCGGCTACATCCAGGAAAAGGACGCCGACTTTTTCAACAGCAAGATCCGCAAAAAGGGCCAGGAGCCTGTCGAGCCGCTCTACACCGAAGAGGATGCCGCGAGCGCGATGGCGCACTTCGTGAGCCTGGACTACGACACACCCTTCGAGCCTCTGGCGGGCGTGGAGTGCGTCTTCCGCGACGCGGGCCACATCCTGGGCTCGGCGACGGTCACCCTCACCGTAACCGAGGACGGGCGCCAGAAGCGGCTGGGCTTTACCGGCGACCTCGGCAACCCCGGCCGCCCCATCCTCCGCGACCCCGCGCCGATGCCGCCTGTGGACTGGCTCATCTCGGAGAGCACCTACGGCGGCAAAGAGCACGAGCCCGTCGACCAGGCCAAGGCGAGGCTGGGCGAGGTGGTCAAGCGCACCGCCGCCAGAGGCGGGCGCGTGGTCATCCCGGCGTTTGCGGTCGGGCGTACGCAGGAGTTGGTCTACAACCTGGACCAGTTGGAAAACGAGGGCACGCTGCCGCCCATCCCGGTCTTCGTGGACAGCCCGCTGGCCGTCAACGCGACGGAGATCTTCCGTCAGCACCCCGAGTGCTACGACGCCGATCTGTTGGAGTATCTGCGCAGCGACCCCAACCCGTTCGGCTGGGAGCGCCTGGAGTACGTCCGCAAGGCCGCGCGCTCCAAGGAACTCAACGACATGACGACGCCCTACGTCGTCATCAGCGCCAGCGGCATGGCGGAGCACGGCCGCATCCTGCACCATCTCCGCCACACCATCGGGGACCCGCGCTCGACCGTCCTCATCGTCGGCTACCAGGCCGAGCACACGCTGGGACGCCGCCTCGTAGAGCGCCGCGACGAGGTCAAGATCTTCGGGCAGGTCCACCGCCGCAAGATGGAGGTGGAGGTCATGAACACCTTTTCCGCCCACGCCGACGAGCCAGGCCTGATCGACTGGATCGGCAAGCTGGACCGCCAGAGGCTGCAGCGCACTTTCTTCGTCCACGGCGACCCGGAGCGGCAGGCCAAGCTCACGAGCGCGATGGAGGCCGCTGGCGTCGGCGGGAAGGTCTCGGCGCCCGCCCGAGGCGAGACCGTAGAGCTGTAG